In Gymnogyps californianus isolate 813 chromosome 1, ASM1813914v2, whole genome shotgun sequence, the following are encoded in one genomic region:
- the MSANTD4 gene encoding myb/SANT-like DNA-binding domain-containing protein 4, whose amino-acid sequence MKQLKRKRKSNFSVQETQTLLKEIRKRREVLFSKQLNTTINEMKRKAWEEIAECVNAVGEGEQRTGTEVKRRYLDWRALMKRKRLNANIKVVGAGFHLPSSNLDDSLNEDMDEKMGFAIESSFEWQNITDFREAGGSLTEIKVEEEEEDPQNFEFPIEEEEEILSSVLPDSKKENDLPDFPHIEEFGNLSSAQARLAYEDSHLLINLEKQKVELEKQRLDIEAERLQVEKERLQIEKERLRHVDLERERLQIEKERLQIEWEKLRLETLHAEKPALENDLTQEKPIMQPLDLETEKLKLEKERLQLEKERLQFLKFESEKLQIEKERLQVEKERLRIQREGHLQ is encoded by the exons atgaaacaattaaaaagaaaaagaaaaagcaattttagtGTTCAGGAAACTCAAACTCTCCTtaaggaaatcagaaaaaggagagaagtaCTCTTTTCAAAGCAACTTAATACAACAATTAATGAGATGAAACGGAAAGCTTGGGAGGAAATAGCAGAGTGTGTAAATGCTGTAGGTGAAGGAGAGCAAAGAACAGGGACAGAAGTGAAAAGGCGATACCTTGACTGGAGAGCACTCATGAAGAGAAAACGTCTGAATGCGAACATCAAAGTAGTAGGTGCTGGGTTTCACCTTCCTTCATCCAATTTAGATGACTCTCTCAACGAAGACATGGATGAGAAAATGGGATTTGCAATTGAATCTAGTTTTGAATGGCAAAATATCACTGACTTCAGAGAAGCCGGTGGATCTTTAACAGAAATCAAAgtagaagaggaagaggaggatccACAGAATTTTGAA TTTCCTattgaggaagaagaagaaattttgtCATCAGTTTTGCCAGATTCGAAAAAGGAAAATGACCTACCAGACTTCCCCCACATTGAAGAGTTTGGAAATCTAAGCTCTGCTCAAGCTAGGCTAGCCTATGAAGATTCTCACTTGCTTATAAATCTGGAGAAGCAAAAggtggagctggagaagcagcgaCTAGACATTGAAGCTGAAAGATTGCAAGTGGAGAAGGAGCGCCTGCAAATTGAAAAAGAACGGTTGCGGCATGTTGACTTGGAGCGTGAGAGACTTCAGATTGAGAAGGAGCGACTTCAGATTGAATGGGAGAAACTCAGGCTAGAGACTCTGCATGCTGAAAAACCTGCCCTGGAAAATGACCTCACCCAAGAAAAACCCATCATGCAGCCTCTGGAtctagaaactgaaaagttaaaacttgaaaaagaacGTTTGCAGTTAGAGAAAGAGAGGCTGCAGTTCCTGAAGTTTGAGTCAGAGAAGCTGCAGATTGAGAAGGAACGCTTGCAAGTGGAGAAGGAGCGCCTTCGAATTCAGAGAGAGGGTCACTTGCAGTGA